In Oryza sativa Japonica Group chromosome 11, ASM3414082v1, the following are encoded in one genomic region:
- the LOC9270400 gene encoding ABC transporter I family member 11, chloroplastic isoform X3 produces MQVVGTAAAFSPAVTPSPARRRAVDSGRRFSRSCRSGRVSVSAVGYSQLEVRRVSYRPPGTEQNLLNEISLNLKEKSFGLLFGRSGSGKTTLLQLLAGLSEPTHGTICIQKYNDSGNPMGPPELLTAQRVGIVFQFPERYFLADTVLEEITFGWPRQNTDFLFREKLALKLQNAINSVGLNGISLEEDPQSLSGGFKRRLALAIQLVQTPDLLLLDEPLAGLVAVIIVDSQVLLRKYYITVAYIKTFPSISDWKARADVVNLLKDLKKDHTILAVSHDLRELYPLVDRSWRMEMGGVLKEEALSVSKQMQAELQWRDN; encoded by the exons ATGCAGGTGGTGGGGACGGCCGCCGCGTTCTCGCCGGCGGTGACGCCgtctccggcgaggaggcgggccGTGGATTCAGGGAGGAGGTTTTCTCGAAGCTGTCGGTCGGGGAGAGTTTCAGTCTCAGCAGTTGGGTACTCCCAATTGGAG GTCAGAAGAGTTAGCTATCGACCTCCAGGAACCGAACAAAACTTGTTGAATGAAATTAGCCTCAATCTTAAGGAGAAAAG TTTTGGATTACTTTTTGGACGAAGCGGGAGCGGAAAAACTACTCTTTTGCAG CTTTTGGCAGGTCTATCGGAACCTACCCATGGGACAATTTGCATACAGAAGTACAACGATAGTGGAAATCCTATGGGTCCACCAGAATTATTAACTGCTCAAAGAGTTGGTATCGTGTTTCAGTTTCCTGAGAG GTACTTCTTAGCAGATACTGTGCTTGAGGAAATTACTTTTGGATGGCCACGGCAAAATACAGACTTTCTTTTTAGGGAGAAGCTTGCTTTAAAACTTCAAAATGCCATTAACTCG GTTGGTCTGAATGGCATTTCATTGGAAGAAGATCCACAATCTCTAAGTGGTGGGTTTAAACGGCGACTTGCTTTGGCAATTCAACTG gtCCAAACTCCTGATCTATTATTGCTTGATGAGCCTCTTGCTGGTCTTG TTGCTGTGATTATTGTTGATAGCCAAGTATTGCTGCGAAAGTATTATATAACTGTGGCATATATCAAAACTTTTCCCTCAATATCAGATTGGAAAGCTCGTGCTGACGTTGTGAATCTTCTCAAGGACCTAAAGAAGGATCATACTATACTGGCTGTAAGTCATGACCTAAG GGAATTGTACCCACTAGTTGACCGCTCATGGAGAATGGAAATGGGGGGAGTTTTGAAGGAAGAAGCTTTATCTGT GAGCAAGCAAATGCAAGCAGAACTTCAATGGAGAGATAATTGA
- the LOC9270400 gene encoding ABC transporter I family member 11, chloroplastic isoform X2: MQVVGTAAAFSPAVTPSPARRRAVDSGRRFSRSCRSGRVSVSAVGYSQLEVRRVSYRPPGTEQNLLNEISLNLKEKSFGLLFGRSGSGKTTLLQLLAGLSEPTHGTICIQKYNDSGNPMGPPELLTAQRVGIVFQFPERYFLADTVLEEITFGWPRQNTDFLFREKLALKLQNAINSVGLNGISLEEDPQSLSGGFKRRLALAIQLVQTPDLLLLDEPLAGLDWKARADVVNLLKDLKKDHTILAVSHDLRELYPLVDRSWRMEMGGVLKEEALSVLRISGASKCKQNFNGEIIDFSPNSHRWNEETMSDADFCLGKGKMPVCQVAEFQLQNCISHSSGTGFCKKMQGSHKNLYNLECRAKQH; encoded by the exons ATGCAGGTGGTGGGGACGGCCGCCGCGTTCTCGCCGGCGGTGACGCCgtctccggcgaggaggcgggccGTGGATTCAGGGAGGAGGTTTTCTCGAAGCTGTCGGTCGGGGAGAGTTTCAGTCTCAGCAGTTGGGTACTCCCAATTGGAG GTCAGAAGAGTTAGCTATCGACCTCCAGGAACCGAACAAAACTTGTTGAATGAAATTAGCCTCAATCTTAAGGAGAAAAG TTTTGGATTACTTTTTGGACGAAGCGGGAGCGGAAAAACTACTCTTTTGCAG CTTTTGGCAGGTCTATCGGAACCTACCCATGGGACAATTTGCATACAGAAGTACAACGATAGTGGAAATCCTATGGGTCCACCAGAATTATTAACTGCTCAAAGAGTTGGTATCGTGTTTCAGTTTCCTGAGAG GTACTTCTTAGCAGATACTGTGCTTGAGGAAATTACTTTTGGATGGCCACGGCAAAATACAGACTTTCTTTTTAGGGAGAAGCTTGCTTTAAAACTTCAAAATGCCATTAACTCG GTTGGTCTGAATGGCATTTCATTGGAAGAAGATCCACAATCTCTAAGTGGTGGGTTTAAACGGCGACTTGCTTTGGCAATTCAACTG gtCCAAACTCCTGATCTATTATTGCTTGATGAGCCTCTTGCTGGTCTTG ATTGGAAAGCTCGTGCTGACGTTGTGAATCTTCTCAAGGACCTAAAGAAGGATCATACTATACTGGCTGTAAGTCATGACCTAAG GGAATTGTACCCACTAGTTGACCGCTCATGGAGAATGGAAATGGGGGGAGTTTTGAAGGAAGAAGCTTTATCTGT TTTGAGAATTTCAGGAGCAAGCAAATGCAAGCAGAACTTCAATGGAGAGATAATTGATTTTTCTCCAAATTCCCACCGCTGGAACGAAGAAACAATGTCTGATGCAGATTTTTGCCTGGGTAAGGGTAAGATGCCTGTCTGCCAGGTAGCTGAATTCCAACTCCAGAACTGCATAAGCCATTCCTCCGGGACAGGGTTCTGCAAAAAAATGCAGGGTTCGCATAAAAACCTGTATAATTTGGAATGCAGAGCAAAACAACACTGA
- the LOC9270400 gene encoding ABC transporter I family member 11, chloroplastic isoform X4, which translates to MQVVGTAAAFSPAVTPSPARRRAVDSGRRFSRSCRSGRVSVSAVGYSQLEVRRVSYRPPGTEQNLLNEISLNLKEKSFGLLFGRSGSGKTTLLQLLAGLSEPTHGTICIQKYNDSGNPMGPPELLTAQRVGIVFQFPERYFLADTVLEEITFGWPRQNTDFLFREKLALKLQNAINSVGLNGISLEEDPQSLSGGFKRRLALAIQLVQTPDLLLLDEPLAGLDWKARADVVNLLKDLKKDHTILAVSHDLRELYPLVDRSWRMEMGGVLKEEALSVSKQMQAELQWRDN; encoded by the exons ATGCAGGTGGTGGGGACGGCCGCCGCGTTCTCGCCGGCGGTGACGCCgtctccggcgaggaggcgggccGTGGATTCAGGGAGGAGGTTTTCTCGAAGCTGTCGGTCGGGGAGAGTTTCAGTCTCAGCAGTTGGGTACTCCCAATTGGAG GTCAGAAGAGTTAGCTATCGACCTCCAGGAACCGAACAAAACTTGTTGAATGAAATTAGCCTCAATCTTAAGGAGAAAAG TTTTGGATTACTTTTTGGACGAAGCGGGAGCGGAAAAACTACTCTTTTGCAG CTTTTGGCAGGTCTATCGGAACCTACCCATGGGACAATTTGCATACAGAAGTACAACGATAGTGGAAATCCTATGGGTCCACCAGAATTATTAACTGCTCAAAGAGTTGGTATCGTGTTTCAGTTTCCTGAGAG GTACTTCTTAGCAGATACTGTGCTTGAGGAAATTACTTTTGGATGGCCACGGCAAAATACAGACTTTCTTTTTAGGGAGAAGCTTGCTTTAAAACTTCAAAATGCCATTAACTCG GTTGGTCTGAATGGCATTTCATTGGAAGAAGATCCACAATCTCTAAGTGGTGGGTTTAAACGGCGACTTGCTTTGGCAATTCAACTG gtCCAAACTCCTGATCTATTATTGCTTGATGAGCCTCTTGCTGGTCTTG ATTGGAAAGCTCGTGCTGACGTTGTGAATCTTCTCAAGGACCTAAAGAAGGATCATACTATACTGGCTGTAAGTCATGACCTAAG GGAATTGTACCCACTAGTTGACCGCTCATGGAGAATGGAAATGGGGGGAGTTTTGAAGGAAGAAGCTTTATCTGT GAGCAAGCAAATGCAAGCAGAACTTCAATGGAGAGATAATTGA
- the LOC4350543 gene encoding protein LAZY 1 — MKLLGWMHRKLRSNNDVFKEFNTGGGGACNCITGLASPDHDNDYFSGDDAAHASPPVTAGDLFTFGGSGLLTIGTLGIAAVAIPSGGDDDDYDIDFEVDATSDDDGGFTVEDDDADVGGAVTPTFTFPAATAAEAVVATVEKAVAAVEAIAEKDDDTTTEDDLMVVSAELEKVLGGVDVASARVSFAMGGGVDCPLQGFLFGSPVSDVESRPEYLQAPRDSSGSCGGGGRRTSLGELFMRTRFADEKVALVAVAEGEDGVAGDDGAAAAGVGGDRAGKGGGYKTMKKRKVKDEKGGGGAAGGGMPATVTKSKFQKILQIFHRKVYPENTLLTRNLTKKSRNRGATDNGGGAVATGDPDGPLASPVLRCRKDHPMRGFGCCTNGAFGASSPGGNAEMNGNKSGHWIKTDADYLVLEL; from the exons GTGGGGCCTGCAACTGCATCACCGGGCTTGCCTCGCCTGACCACGACAACGACTACTtctccggcgacgacgccgcccacgcctcgccgccggtcaccgccggcgacctcttcaccttcggcggcagcggccttCTCACCATCGGCACGCTaggcatcgccgccgtcgccattcccagcggcggcgacgacgacgactacgaCATCGACTTCGAGGTGGACGCCaccagcgacgacgacggcggcttcaccgtcgaggacgacgacgccgacgtcggcggcgccgtcaCGCCCACCTTCACCTtccccgcggcgacggcggcggaggcggtcgtCGCCACCGTGGAGAAGGCAGTGGCCGCGGTGGAGGCGATCGCGGAGAAGGACGACGACACCACCACGGAGGACGACCTGATGGTGGTGAGCGCCGAGCTGGAGAAGGTGCTCGGCGGCGTCGACGTGGCGTCGGCGCGGGTGAGCTTCGCCATGGGCGGTGGCGTCGACTGCCCGCTCCAGGGCTTCCTGTTCGGCTCCCCGGTGAGCGACGTCGAGTCGCGCCCGGAGTACCTGCAGGCGCCGCGGGACTCGTCCGgctcctgcggcggcggcgggcggcgcaccTCGCTCGGCGAGCTGTTCATGCGCACCCGCTTCGCCGACGAGAAGGTggcgctcgtcgccgtcgccgagggcgaggacggcgtcgccggcgacgacggcgctgctgctgccggcgtCGGCGGAGACAGAGCGGGGAAAGGCGGCGGCTACAAGACgatgaagaagaggaaggtgaAGGACgagaaaggcggcggcggcgccgccggcggtggaatgccggcgacggtgacgaAGAGCAAGTTTCAGaag ATCCTTCAAATCTTCCACAGGAAAGTCTACCCCGAGAACACACTCCTCACAAGGAATCTGACCAAGAAGAGCCGCAACCGCGGCGCCACCGATAATGGCGGTGGCGCCGTGGCCACCGGAGACCCCGACGGGCCTCTGGCCTCGCCGGTGCTCCGGTGCCGGAAGGACCATCCCATGAGGGGCTTCGGCTGCTGCACCAATGGCGCCTTCGGTGCATCGTCACCGGGAGGCAACGCCGAGATGAACGGCAACAAGAGCGGCCACTGGATCAAGACTGATGCCGACT ACTTGGTGCTGGAATTATAA
- the LOC9270400 gene encoding ABC transporter I family member 11, chloroplastic isoform X1 yields MQVVGTAAAFSPAVTPSPARRRAVDSGRRFSRSCRSGRVSVSAVGYSQLEVRRVSYRPPGTEQNLLNEISLNLKEKSFGLLFGRSGSGKTTLLQLLAGLSEPTHGTICIQKYNDSGNPMGPPELLTAQRVGIVFQFPERYFLADTVLEEITFGWPRQNTDFLFREKLALKLQNAINSVGLNGISLEEDPQSLSGGFKRRLALAIQLVQTPDLLLLDEPLAGLVAVIIVDSQVLLRKYYITVAYIKTFPSISDWKARADVVNLLKDLKKDHTILAVSHDLRELYPLVDRSWRMEMGGVLKEEALSVLRISGASKCKQNFNGEIIDFSPNSHRWNEETMSDADFCLGKGKMPVCQVAEFQLQNCISHSSGTGFCKKMQGSHKNLYNLECRAKQH; encoded by the exons ATGCAGGTGGTGGGGACGGCCGCCGCGTTCTCGCCGGCGGTGACGCCgtctccggcgaggaggcgggccGTGGATTCAGGGAGGAGGTTTTCTCGAAGCTGTCGGTCGGGGAGAGTTTCAGTCTCAGCAGTTGGGTACTCCCAATTGGAG GTCAGAAGAGTTAGCTATCGACCTCCAGGAACCGAACAAAACTTGTTGAATGAAATTAGCCTCAATCTTAAGGAGAAAAG TTTTGGATTACTTTTTGGACGAAGCGGGAGCGGAAAAACTACTCTTTTGCAG CTTTTGGCAGGTCTATCGGAACCTACCCATGGGACAATTTGCATACAGAAGTACAACGATAGTGGAAATCCTATGGGTCCACCAGAATTATTAACTGCTCAAAGAGTTGGTATCGTGTTTCAGTTTCCTGAGAG GTACTTCTTAGCAGATACTGTGCTTGAGGAAATTACTTTTGGATGGCCACGGCAAAATACAGACTTTCTTTTTAGGGAGAAGCTTGCTTTAAAACTTCAAAATGCCATTAACTCG GTTGGTCTGAATGGCATTTCATTGGAAGAAGATCCACAATCTCTAAGTGGTGGGTTTAAACGGCGACTTGCTTTGGCAATTCAACTG gtCCAAACTCCTGATCTATTATTGCTTGATGAGCCTCTTGCTGGTCTTG TTGCTGTGATTATTGTTGATAGCCAAGTATTGCTGCGAAAGTATTATATAACTGTGGCATATATCAAAACTTTTCCCTCAATATCAGATTGGAAAGCTCGTGCTGACGTTGTGAATCTTCTCAAGGACCTAAAGAAGGATCATACTATACTGGCTGTAAGTCATGACCTAAG GGAATTGTACCCACTAGTTGACCGCTCATGGAGAATGGAAATGGGGGGAGTTTTGAAGGAAGAAGCTTTATCTGT TTTGAGAATTTCAGGAGCAAGCAAATGCAAGCAGAACTTCAATGGAGAGATAATTGATTTTTCTCCAAATTCCCACCGCTGGAACGAAGAAACAATGTCTGATGCAGATTTTTGCCTGGGTAAGGGTAAGATGCCTGTCTGCCAGGTAGCTGAATTCCAACTCCAGAACTGCATAAGCCATTCCTCCGGGACAGGGTTCTGCAAAAAAATGCAGGGTTCGCATAAAAACCTGTATAATTTGGAATGCAGAGCAAAACAACACTGA